One window of the Triticum dicoccoides isolate Atlit2015 ecotype Zavitan chromosome 3B, WEW_v2.0, whole genome shotgun sequence genome contains the following:
- the LOC119278845 gene encoding uncharacterized protein LOC119278845, whose translation MRRAWPLLSSRFASSSSCAANAAAMAAPLLPIRLLFFVRGGRCSSSCCPPSIPPLLFSSSLRSGAVPRRGSRSGWRSPPLRSRGGRGLELHRQRALHWSSSPTHVNSEQRRNHAGARDHTINPIVTLGVLSGWTNLKMLASVHRHHIVEQGQGENKGDSPSGENTN comes from the exons ATGCGGCGGGCATGGCCGCTCCTCTCCTCCCGATTCGCCTCCTCTTCTTCGTGCGCGGCGAACGCGGCAGCCATGGCCGCTCCTCTCCTCCCGATTCGCCTCCTCTTCTTCGTGCGCGGCGGCCGCTGCAGCTCCTCGTGCTGCCCTCCATCCATCCCGCCCCTCTTGTTTTCATCCTCTCTCAGATCGGGCGCCGTCCCTCGCCGTGGTTCCAGATCGGGGTGGAGGTCGCCGCCATTGAGGAGCAGGGGAGGGCGAGGCCTGGAGCTCCACCGGCAGCGCGCGCTACACTGGTCATCTTCTCCTACCCACGTAAACAGCGAGCAGAGGCGTAATCACGCAGGTGCCAG GGATCATACAATCAATCCAATTGTTACCCTTGGTGTGCTTTCTGGATGGACTAATCTGAAGATGCTGGCTAGCGTGCATCGCCATCATATAGTCGAGCAAGGTCAAGGGGAAAATAAAG GCGATTCACCATCTGGGGAAAATACCAACTAA